The nucleotide sequence AACCTTAAAATAGCTGCCTTAAAATCTGCTTTTATTTTAGCTGCTGCATCAGATTACGTACAAAGTAAAAAATATACTCAGTTATATCTACTTAAAAAATTTAAGTACTTAAAAGAACCGATATTTAAAAAAAGGCTTTACTGTGTTATTTACTGCCATGAAAAAAATTAATATTTTAGTTTCCAATATACAAATTTTTAATATAATGTTTAAACATTATCAGAAGAAGATGAAGGAGGAATTAATAATGGTATTGCCAGTATGCGATGTCTGTTTAAAGAGCGGAATGTTATGTCAGGGGTGTGAGAACAAATTAAAAAGTGGTGAGATCACCCAGCTGGATTTAGACATTGCAAAATTACTTTACAAACTTGGCGACGGGAAGATAGGCTTCAAAAAGACAATAGAAATTGGAGATGTCGTCATAATAGTAACAGAAAAGGAGAATGTGGGGAAACTCATAGGAAAAAGCGGGAAAATTGTAAGGGCAATATCAAAAAAAGTTGGAAAGAAAGTAAGAGTTATAGGCGAAGGTTCTGACTTTAAAGAGATTGCAAGGGATATTGTAGCCCCTGCAAGAATTTCAGGGATTAACATAGTCTATGGTAGAGACGGTGAGGAAAAATACAAGATAAGAGTAATGCGGGAAGACGCAAGAAGACTTCCAGCAAGATTAGATGTTTTAAACGATATTATGGATCAACTGTCCTCTGAAAAAACCGTTATTGTTATTGACGACCTCTAAAAATTGAATATTTTTAGGGCCCTCAAAAACAATGTGTTTGGGTTATGTGAAAATTT is from Methanobacterium sp. and encodes:
- a CDS encoding transcription elongation factor NusA — protein: MVLPVCDVCLKSGMLCQGCENKLKSGEITQLDLDIAKLLYKLGDGKIGFKKTIEIGDVVIIVTEKENVGKLIGKSGKIVRAISKKVGKKVRVIGEGSDFKEIARDIVAPARISGINIVYGRDGEEKYKIRVMREDARRLPARLDVLNDIMDQLSSEKTVIVIDDL